The following are encoded together in the Oncorhynchus gorbuscha isolate QuinsamMale2020 ecotype Even-year linkage group LG03, OgorEven_v1.0, whole genome shotgun sequence genome:
- the LOC124023011 gene encoding hepatocyte nuclear factor 4-alpha-like isoform X2, whose translation MDMADYSDALDPAYTTLEFENMQVLSMGSDSSPAESANMNAANHLGAGTLCAICGDRATGKHYGASSCDGCKGFFRRSVRKNHMYSCRFSRQCIVDKDKRNQCRYCRLKKCFRAGMKKEAVQNERDRISTRRSSYEDSSLPSINALIQADVLSRQISSPGPVLNGDIRTKKVATITDVCESMKQQLLVLVEWAKYIPAFCDLPLDDQVALLRAHAGENLLIGAAKRSMLYKDLLLLGNDHIIPRNCPEMEVCRVAVRILDELVLSFQELQIDDNEYACLKAIVFFDPDAKGLSDPGKIKRMRYQIQVSLEDYINDRQYDSRGRFGELLLLLPTLQSITWQMIEQIQFVKLFGMAKIDNLLQEMLLGGSATEAPHTPHSLHPHLVQEHLSNNAIVSSNMATSIHNGQISTPGTPIPSPPTVSSSEHYKMAQGVIATVPKHPISIPQLTITKQEAI comes from the exons ATGGATATGGCAGACTATAGCGATGCCCTGGACCCAGCCTATACCACCCTGGAGTTTGAAAACATGCAAGTTCTCTCCATGGGCTCAG ACTCCTCGCCGGCTGAGAGTGCCAACATGAATGCAGCCAACCACCTCGGAGCGGGCACCCTGTGTGCCATCTGTGGGGACAGGGCCACGGGCAAACACTATGGGGCCTCCAGCTGTGACGGCTGCAAAGGCTTCTTCCGTCGGAGCGTTCGCAAAAACCACATGTATTCATGCAG GTTCAGCAGACAGTGCATTGTGGACAAAGACAAGAGGAATCAATGCAGATACTGTCGATTGAAGAAATGCTTTCGAGCTGGCATGAAAAAAGAAG CTGTACAAAACGAGAGGGACAGAATCAGCACTAGGAGATCTAGCTATGAAGACAGCAGTTTACCATCTATCAATGCACTTATCCAGGCAGATGTACTCTCAAGACAG ATATCCTCACCTGGACCTGTACTGAATGGTGACATCAGAACAAAAAAGGTAGCGACCATCACAGATGTGTGTGAATCAATGAAACAGCAGCTGCTGGTGTTGGTGGAATGGGCCAAGTACATCCCTGCCTTCTGTGACCTGCCCCTGGATGACCAG GTGGCATTGCTGCGAGCCCATGCAGGAGAGAATCTTCTGATTGGAGCTGCAAAGAGGTCTATGTTGTACAAGGACCTCCTGTTACTAG GAAATGACCACATTATTCCCCGGAACTGCCCGGAGATGGAAGTGTGCCGGGTAGCAGTGAGGATTCTGGACGAGCTAGTGCTGTCCTTCCAGGAACTCCAGATAGACGACAATGAATATGCTTGTTTGAAAGCAATTGTTTTCTTCGATCCAG ATGCCAAAGGTCTGAGTGACCCAGGTAAGATCAAGCGGATGCGTTACCAGATTCAGGTCAGCCTAGAAGACTACATCAACGACCGGCAGTATGACTCCCGGGGACGCTTCGGAgagctgctcctgctgctgcccaCACTACAGAGCATCACCTGGCAGATGATCGAACAGATACAGTTTGTCAAACTCTTTGGCATGGCCAAGATTGACAACCTGCTCCAAGAGATGCTCTTAGGAG GTTCTGCTACTGAggcacctcacacacctcactcTCTGCATCCACATCTGGTTCAGGAACACCTCAGCAACAATGCCATCGTTTCAAGCAACATGGCTACTTCCATCCACAATGGCCAAATCT CCACTCCTGGAACCccaatcccctctcctcccacagTCTCCAGTTCAGAACACTATAAAATGGCTCAAGGGGTTATAGCCACTGTACCCAAGCATCCTATCTCCATCCCTCAGCTCACCATCACCAAGCAAGAAGCCATCTAA
- the LOC124023011 gene encoding hepatocyte nuclear factor 4-alpha-like isoform X1 produces MDMADYSDALDPAYTTLEFENMQVLSMGSDSSPAESANMNAANHLGAGTLCAICGDRATGKHYGASSCDGCKGFFRRSVRKNHMYSCRFSRQCIVDKDKRNQCRYCRLKKCFRAGMKKEGIQFIQLHSNAVQNERDRISTRRSSYEDSSLPSINALIQADVLSRQISSPGPVLNGDIRTKKVATITDVCESMKQQLLVLVEWAKYIPAFCDLPLDDQVALLRAHAGENLLIGAAKRSMLYKDLLLLGNDHIIPRNCPEMEVCRVAVRILDELVLSFQELQIDDNEYACLKAIVFFDPDAKGLSDPGKIKRMRYQIQVSLEDYINDRQYDSRGRFGELLLLLPTLQSITWQMIEQIQFVKLFGMAKIDNLLQEMLLGGSATEAPHTPHSLHPHLVQEHLSNNAIVSSNMATSIHNGQISTPGTPIPSPPTVSSSEHYKMAQGVIATVPKHPISIPQLTITKQEAI; encoded by the exons ATGGATATGGCAGACTATAGCGATGCCCTGGACCCAGCCTATACCACCCTGGAGTTTGAAAACATGCAAGTTCTCTCCATGGGCTCAG ACTCCTCGCCGGCTGAGAGTGCCAACATGAATGCAGCCAACCACCTCGGAGCGGGCACCCTGTGTGCCATCTGTGGGGACAGGGCCACGGGCAAACACTATGGGGCCTCCAGCTGTGACGGCTGCAAAGGCTTCTTCCGTCGGAGCGTTCGCAAAAACCACATGTATTCATGCAG GTTCAGCAGACAGTGCATTGTGGACAAAGACAAGAGGAATCAATGCAGATACTGTCGATTGAAGAAATGCTTTCGAGCTGGCATGAAAAAAGAAGGTATACAATTCATTCAACTTCATTCAAATG CTGTACAAAACGAGAGGGACAGAATCAGCACTAGGAGATCTAGCTATGAAGACAGCAGTTTACCATCTATCAATGCACTTATCCAGGCAGATGTACTCTCAAGACAG ATATCCTCACCTGGACCTGTACTGAATGGTGACATCAGAACAAAAAAGGTAGCGACCATCACAGATGTGTGTGAATCAATGAAACAGCAGCTGCTGGTGTTGGTGGAATGGGCCAAGTACATCCCTGCCTTCTGTGACCTGCCCCTGGATGACCAG GTGGCATTGCTGCGAGCCCATGCAGGAGAGAATCTTCTGATTGGAGCTGCAAAGAGGTCTATGTTGTACAAGGACCTCCTGTTACTAG GAAATGACCACATTATTCCCCGGAACTGCCCGGAGATGGAAGTGTGCCGGGTAGCAGTGAGGATTCTGGACGAGCTAGTGCTGTCCTTCCAGGAACTCCAGATAGACGACAATGAATATGCTTGTTTGAAAGCAATTGTTTTCTTCGATCCAG ATGCCAAAGGTCTGAGTGACCCAGGTAAGATCAAGCGGATGCGTTACCAGATTCAGGTCAGCCTAGAAGACTACATCAACGACCGGCAGTATGACTCCCGGGGACGCTTCGGAgagctgctcctgctgctgcccaCACTACAGAGCATCACCTGGCAGATGATCGAACAGATACAGTTTGTCAAACTCTTTGGCATGGCCAAGATTGACAACCTGCTCCAAGAGATGCTCTTAGGAG GTTCTGCTACTGAggcacctcacacacctcactcTCTGCATCCACATCTGGTTCAGGAACACCTCAGCAACAATGCCATCGTTTCAAGCAACATGGCTACTTCCATCCACAATGGCCAAATCT CCACTCCTGGAACCccaatcccctctcctcccacagTCTCCAGTTCAGAACACTATAAAATGGCTCAAGGGGTTATAGCCACTGTACCCAAGCATCCTATCTCCATCCCTCAGCTCACCATCACCAAGCAAGAAGCCATCTAA